Part of the Natronobacterium gregoryi SP2 genome, ATTCGTGAGAGGGCGACGATATAGGCAGCGTCCCGCCAGGTCACGTCACGGTTCTCGTACTCCGTCTGGATCGCGTTCCACGCCCGGAGCATCTCCGCACGGAGTTCTTCGTTGACTCGTTCGAGACTCCACGAACGGCGGTTGATGTCCTGGAGCCACTCGAAGTACGAGACGGTAACTCCACCGGCGTTGGCGATGATGTCCGGAACGACCGGGATATCGCGTTCCTCGAAGATCCGATCCGCCGTCGAGGTCGTCGGCCCGTTCGCGCCTTCGACGATCATGTCTGCCTGGACGTCGCGGGCGTTCTCGGCGGTGAGGACGTTACCGACCGCGGCGGGGATGAGGACATCGACGTCGAGTTCGAGTAGTGCCTCGTTCGACAGCGACTCTGGCGCGTCGTAACTCGAGACCATTCCCGGCGTCTCGTCGTGGTCCTCGACGTCGTTGGTGTCGAACCCGTCTGGGTCGTAGATCGCACCGTCGACGTCCGAAACGGCGACGATCGAGGCACCGCGGTCGTCGAGGTACCGGGCTGCGTTGGCACCGACGCTCCCGAATCCCTGGACGGCGACTGTCGTCTCCTCGAGGTCCCAGCCGTAGAAGTCGGTTGCCTCCTCGGTGACGATACCGACGCTGCGGCCCGGTGCTCCCTCGCGGCCGTAGGAGCCACCGACGACGGGAGGTTTACCGGTGACGACGCCGGGTTCGGTCTGGCCTTCCTGCATCGAGTAGGCGTCCATGAACCACGCCATCGTCTGTGGATCGGTCCCCATGTCCGGTGCGGGGATGTCTTTCATCGGACCGATAACTGGCCGGAGTTCCTCGGCGAATCGGCGAGTGAGCCGTTCCTTCTCACTTTCGCTCAACTCTTTCGGGTTGGCGACGACGCCACCTTTCGCGCCGCCGAATGGCAGATCCATCACTGCACACTTCCAGGTCATCCACATTGCGAGCCCGACGCACTCGTCTTCGCTGACGTCCGGATGGTAGCGAAGGCCGCCCTTGAACGGGCCACGGACGCTGTCGTGGTGGGCACGATACCCTGTAAACATCTCCGTCGTCCCGTCGTCTCGTTCGACCG contains:
- the gdhB gene encoding glutamate dehydrogenase GdhB; this translates as MTDSNTSSKPNAEESAVETARRQLERAAAHLEVNEGTVERLRYPKDVYRVTIPVERDDGTTEMFTGYRAHHDSVRGPFKGGLRYHPDVSEDECVGLAMWMTWKCAVMDLPFGGAKGGVVANPKELSESEKERLTRRFAEELRPVIGPMKDIPAPDMGTDPQTMAWFMDAYSMQEGQTEPGVVTGKPPVVGGSYGREGAPGRSVGIVTEEATDFYGWDLEETTVAVQGFGSVGANAARYLDDRGASIVAVSDVDGAIYDPDGFDTNDVEDHDETPGMVSSYDAPESLSNEALLELDVDVLIPAAVGNVLTAENARDVQADMIVEGANGPTTSTADRIFEERDIPVVPDIIANAGGVTVSYFEWLQDINRRSWSLERVNEELRAEMLRAWNAIQTEYENRDVTWRDAAYIVALSRISDAHDSRGLWP